Part of the Nitrosophilus alvini genome, TGATGAATGATTTTCTACCTGCTGTTGAAGCTGCAAAAGAAGCGGGTATAAGACATTTTGAGATGGGAGGAGGTGCAAGGTTTCAGACTCTCTTTTTCTATCTGAATGAAAACGCTTTTGAAATGATGGACAGGTTCAAAGAGGTGGCAGGACCTGAAGCAAATCTTCAGACACTCGCCCGCGGAATCAGCTGTATAGCGCTCGATACCGTATCCAGTGATATACTCGACTTGCATGCGAAACTTTTTAAAAAACACGGAGTAACCACTATCAGGAACTTTGACGCACTGAATGATGTGGATAATCTCAAAGCAAGTTCAGAGTTTATCATAAAACACGGACTTAAACACGAGGTTGTCATAACTATAATGGATCTTCCTCCCGGATGTAGCGGTGCGCACGATGTAGAGTTCTACGAGAAAATACTGGATAAGATACTTGAAAAAGAGATATATTTTGATTCATTCTGTTTCAAAGATGCGTCAGGTACTGCAAATCCGCAAAAAGTTTATGAAACGATAAAAATGGCGAGAAAAAAGCTGCCTGAGAATACTCACTTGAGACTACATACCCATGAGACAGCCGGAGCAAGTGTGGCATGTTATCTGGCGGCATTGGAAGCCGGAGCCGACGGTATTGATCTTGCCGTTTCGCCTGTATCAGGAGGTACCTCACAGCCCGATTTTCTTACAATGTGGCACGCTTTGAAAGGAAAGAATTTTGACCTGGGATTTGATCCTGAAAAGATACTCTCATATGAGCAGACTCTTGAAGAGTGTCTGCATGATTATTTTATCCCGCCGGAGGCAAAGGCCGTATCAGCACTGATTCCTTTTTCGCCTATGCCGGGAGGTGCACTTACTGCAAATACGCAGATGATGAGAGACAACAATATGCTTGATAAATATCCGGAAGTCATAAAAGAGATGAGAGAAGTTGTCGAAAAAGGCGGCTTCGGAACATCTGTGACGCCTGTAAGCCAGTTCTATTTTCAGCAGGCATTCAATAATGTAATGTTTGGAAAATGGAAAAAAATTGCTGAAGGATATGGAAGGATGGTTCTTGGATATTTTGGAAAAACTCCAGTCCAGCCCGATCCGGAAATTGTAAAAATAGCATCTGAACAGCTAAATCTCGAACCTACTGACAAAAATCCGCTCGAACTTGCAAACGAAGATCCGAACAAGAGTGTTGAACATGCCAAAAGAATGCTCAAAGACGCAGGAGTTCCGGTAACAGATGAAAATATATTTATAGCCGCTATTTGTGATGTTAAAGGGATAGAGTTTCTGAAAGGAAACGGTAAAGTTATGGTCCGAAAAAAAAGTGATATGGAAAAAGAGCAAAAAGCGGTTGCAAAAGCAGGCGAGCTTGAAAGCTATACGGTAATTGTTGACGGGGAAAAATACAGTGTGCAGGTTATGGAAGGTGAAGGCGGCGATTTTGAGATAAAAGAGGTGAAAAAAGATTCTTCATCTTCAAAACCATCCTCATCTGAAGGTGTAAAAGTGGAAGCTTCTGTTCCCGGGTCTGTATTTAAAATATTGGCACATGAAGGACAAAAGGTCAAAGAAGGCGAGCCTGTTATTATACTTGAAGCAATGAAAATGGAGATAGAGGTAAACTCTCCCAAAGACGGGGTAGTAAAAAGTATAAACGTAAATGTAGGTGATACCGTAGAGTCAGGACAGCTTCTGGCAGTTATAGAATAAGAGGGAGTCAAATGGCAAAAGTTTTAATAAAAACGTTGACTGTTTTTTTGCTCTTTTTTTCACTAGCTCTAAATGCGGCGGAAACAAAAGAGGTACAAAAAGAAGAGTATGAGAGCAAAAGTTTTACTCAGATTTTAACAAATTTTTATAAAACAACAGGAATACATGCTTTTATATATGGTGAAGAGAAAGAAGCCCACGGTAAAAAAGGGGATGATTTTGTTCATACGTGGGGACGCATAATCATGATAGGCGTCTCACTGGTTCTTTTTTATCTGGCTATTGCAAAGGGATTTGAACCTTTGTTGCTCATTCCCATAGGTTTTGGCGGACTTCTCGCAAATATACCGATTGCAGATATTGCAGGTCCTCACGGATTTTTAGGGGTTTTATATAATGCCGGTATTGCAAACGAACTTTTTCCTCTTATCATTTTCATGGGAGTGGGGGCTATGACCGATTTTGGTCCTCTGCTTGCAAATCCAAAAGTTGCTCTTTTGGGAGGAGCCGCGCAGTTTGGAATATTCGGAACATTAGTGGGTGCTCTTGCGCTATCGCAATATACGGGAATATTTGACTTTAGTCTCAAAGAGGCAGCTGCCATAAGTATA contains:
- a CDS encoding biotin/lipoyl-containing protein, with product MAKKIVEVMDTTFRDGFQSVFGGRVLMNDFLPAVEAAKEAGIRHFEMGGGARFQTLFFYLNENAFEMMDRFKEVAGPEANLQTLARGISCIALDTVSSDILDLHAKLFKKHGVTTIRNFDALNDVDNLKASSEFIIKHGLKHEVVITIMDLPPGCSGAHDVEFYEKILDKILEKEIYFDSFCFKDASGTANPQKVYETIKMARKKLPENTHLRLHTHETAGASVACYLAALEAGADGIDLAVSPVSGGTSQPDFLTMWHALKGKNFDLGFDPEKILSYEQTLEECLHDYFIPPEAKAVSALIPFSPMPGGALTANTQMMRDNNMLDKYPEVIKEMREVVEKGGFGTSVTPVSQFYFQQAFNNVMFGKWKKIAEGYGRMVLGYFGKTPVQPDPEIVKIASEQLNLEPTDKNPLELANEDPNKSVEHAKRMLKDAGVPVTDENIFIAAICDVKGIEFLKGNGKVMVRKKSDMEKEQKAVAKAGELESYTVIVDGEKYSVQVMEGEGGDFEIKEVKKDSSSSKPSSSEGVKVEASVPGSVFKILAHEGQKVKEGEPVIILEAMKMEIEVNSPKDGVVKSINVNVGDTVESGQLLAVIE